The DNA region tctttgtctgcTACTTTGGTTGGAGGAACATTGGACTCCATGGCTTGGCTCAGTCCCTTCTCGGCATTTCCGCCTCcttccttgtctttattggaacccgaaggttctgtaggatctggaagagcaggaagagttgtctcgaggggtaggagtagcggcgcaggagcctcttcaatctcctgtattttaggggaagccaaacgtttcTGACTTCCTCGAGATccgaagatagaggaactcctcgctacgtttaaagcttcccccgtACTTTTTGACGCATTctcggcacaaagccgcgaactcctccgccgcctgctcctcggtggttgctaccccttcctcgaaactcgcctgcttggcagtttgtagagagagttggaaggagctggctttttccttcatcagcgccagttcctttttcagatccgagcactccctttgggcttgggagagctcttcatctctttcgcggaggagcttgcgctgcccttctatctgggtcttcatagtcttcaggtttgactcgaccccatttttctctctcctcagctcagccACCTCCAAGGTAAGCTTttcgttctcagcaagggctgtgcccaggGTCTTCTCTGTCTCCAGCCTAATCTCCATCTCGgtcctggccttcttccgagtatcttctataaatttctcggccACGAAgacctcttgaatggcctgtaacaaagtgtgatgaaatcaggaatagtaaacaaacttatgaatattgttaaaagtggaatcttcttaaaaaagattaaacttaccagcgctagatccctttttaaagaaaggaatagttgtggctggctcattttttccaaggtctccatatccttgggcagtagaagggggcgctccaacacttcggccaagtgatgggcatggccttgttgaaccgcccttatactggattggcaggagatgggtgcgccgtccagccttaagtcgggggaccaggtggtcggtgctcggcgcacttcggcctcgtccctgatttccccactttcaacagagcgggccctacccttgcccttgtccagcttctgctgctgaaccagtgggagttgttgtcgtggtttcttggggtccttactgatcgtcccctcaatatccccctttctcttcttcttggggtcctcggctggaagttttggctcagctggaggagggggaggtggtaaagatgggggaacttgggacgtccccgtcttCTTCTCCAcaaccttcgcagctctattggtAAGGAGACCCTGCATCCTGCCCATATCTTCCTCAGATTCATCCTCAggtagggcaaccacaaaccctgcaattctagaggcctcggtggcttcttcctcctcgtcggaaagtacaaCAAACTGATTCCCGCGAGGTccctcggtgtcttcgagatggaattgatctatctcgtcgtctaGTGTATGCGAAGAAGACACCCGTTCTTCTCGGAACGACGCGTTCGTGAGTGCGGCGAGGATTGGCTGCTATAGGCTGGTTGTACACAAGGTGTGAGGCGTCCGGGAGGTCGTGGTCGTCCAGGAAAGCGGGGCCAAaggctacgtttatcctccttcgtcttcTGGCCACCCGCAactatggcgttctctatctcccgGAAGTCCGAGGAAATGGGAGTGTACCCGTAACGAGATGAGCaacccggagttgtaagtcttcgctaacgaacacctcggagcgaagtactcggtttaggtctgcgacgttacagtgactcaaacgaggacgcacgtgttgcttatctgcaaaaaagacattaaaacaaacaaacctggtcagattcacacagatatttaaTAAGTTTAAGTAAGTATGagtacgcatttctgtgtgtgttataggaagttgtgttgtggggagattaatcctacggcatcgcacctggatccccccactcaactgggcagtggaagccgtcgtgccagttcccagagatgatcaggtggtcgtccttcatgcctttgttggatttgggcagacaggagattaacctaacgacactagaacgggacttaatgtagtaacctacgttggaaagtttatgggactcatacagaaagacgacatcgtgccaggtgaggttcagacccatttgctcatttagagcatcgacactacccaaaactctaaaaacatttgggAGGCactggtcggggcacaaccggtggttgcgaaggtactccctagttacaggtttcattgggagggtcatcccaccctctataaaggctatcattgggatgataacctctccctctttcctagaatcgGCCACTGCTTCCGCCGGACAATACTTtagacctacgtcgctgggaatacgatacTTGACCCTAAAGCCTTCCAATCCAGCAGcagtatcaactagacacttaaacctacccatcagaaaagaacgGGAGATTAAACTCTAAGAGGAAGAATGCTTATAGTGACAGCCGAGGACAAGgaccgaggagaaagggttaagaatagaaagaacaagaacttacaaagttgaaggtgtgcaaattcccacggttttctgcaggtaaagtatgatggttgatgttttgatgggattaacccctggtgaattaaatgaaggcgcaggttcccgaaacGTCACTGCGTGCGGAAAAGCgacctcgaaattatatttgtcccgcccaaattttcgtggagtaacgagagccgttggatgcccatctcgccgttgaacgtgggggacaaagtgtaacttgcagtaataaatgcgcacgtttttgaaaataaaaccgccaagtggcatcttctgggacacgaaacgatttccacgcgtgccatcactcacaaagtgtgtggagtaggttctcgttagatcaaaaccctatttttctcctcggacgttgaaaattagtgttttgaggggctattgtggggagtaaaaagaccctgatggggatgtgggcctttgggccatgctaggGAAGGCCGACCttctcttgggtttagaacttgttagtactacgggtcggcccatacgccgagggtccgaggatccagccgagggtgaatttctcttcggtcggacaccggagaacccgagACTTCATGATAATggttagggaatgacatggTTAGAACCAATGGATAAAAGGGGTAagcccttgaatgtcctaggaGCACCAATGTTAGAGAAACACCAGGggtaaaggctgtcacctccacattaaagaccctgcacctactaccctggccgcattaatggggaagtgacacctgaacagtggaagggaaacttctggttactattcaaaggcactgagaaaagaaatatctaggttaagggggagtttggggcaacacgtgtacaaagcatcaaaaagaagagtatttaaggagcaacctagaacagaaataggggatcccttttttttttgtaacctaaaagaaagaggaaaaaagagagagaaataatataagaacagttctcggcttacgtccgagcaggttgatttacagtattcattgttgttttcaagtgtttaccatctttggcttgtcatttaatcctcaaacacttctaacctgggtttcaagcccacactctacaaatcatattgtttaaggctcattgggcctgagcccgtaactgttcttggggccaggtgcaattgtgcacttacaagtggtataaaaaatttcttaacatgatttattaataaataccCTAAGAACATAGATTACCCgaactcttaaaaaaaactttaaattgtatattgataattgaaattttaaaaataaaaaatataggtgggttttgcattttttgaaCTTTCTCCATCTCCAAGAAGATCCCAAAATATTGATTTAATAGAACTCTAATacaattaaaactttaaattgtTTCGCCAAAAATAAATTGGTAAGTGCTTATTATAAATGTGTCTAATAATCATTGACTTATCAATTTTCCTAACAACTTGTAAAATTAGTATTAATAAAAACTATATAAGTAACTTTGAATCTTAAAAACAAGAACgctttttaaacaaaataaaatataaagagtTGAATAAGTAgtatttaactaaaatatatatatatatatatatatatatatatatatatatatatatatatatatatctactaAAATTTTTGACATAAGCTTTCAAAATGTATTAAGCCAATCCTGTTTATACCGAATCTAGTTATCTAGGTGGCATATTACAAAGGACCGTTACCTTGTGTTTAGCAATCGGGATAATTGTGGGGTTGGAATAACAGTGGTATCATTGGTGAAAGCTGAGGAACACGATCACTGTTTTATATATACCTATGTTGTATTGATCCGGTTGAGCCAAGTACGTGATCGAAGAACTTATGTACATGATGAGCTCAATCAAACTAATCTGAGCAAAGATCTTGAATGGAGTGTGTCATTCTATCCGTATCACACATTTTATGCATATCTTAAATGCACACTTTTGATGTGGCTGTTTTAATATCATATTTAACTGTTAATTGAATGAAATATTCACAAGAAAAATGTTGACAAGGTATAGAAATAACCATTAAAATATGAGTACTCTGCCGGGTAAAATGTCACGTAAGGTAAAAAGTGATATAACAGTAGTGTGAAACAGTGAAGTTGGACTAACATTCAAGTGGCCTAGTTGATAAGATATCGGGTCAACAAGTTTTAGGACTTGAGTTTAAGCCTCAAACAATTAGTTATGTGTTGGTATTCTTTATATCTCATTTCTATCCCAAACTGTCTACCTAAAAAATAGGTGAATTTCTCACATAAATCAAGAGTATAGGATCTCACCCATGAATGACTAGAGTGCTATTATAGTCATTTCCATAGGAAAGCTATATTGTTCACTTCACTCTACCATTTTTGTTAACCAAAAGATAAAACAGTGAAGTTGGTGCAAACTTCAGAGATAATGgccaacaaaataaaaatagtccAAAGGTATGGACAGCAATAACAAGCACATCTACATATTAAAACTGCCCTTAAAAAGATTATAAAGGAGCTTCATAGATTGCATTCCAACTCCATTCTCAACACTACACCTTTCCATCTGGGTTGGCAATttatcactctctctctctctctctctccaaccaTATTAAACCTACCTTTCAGTTCATATCCTTTTGTATTCTCTTAATTTTGCAAAGTAAGAAGTTTCAATTTTAGGCCACTAGACTACTAGAgcagccaaaaagaaaaacaaagacaaagggtcaatttgagtttgtgttcaAATGGGGAATGAGAATAATCAAAACCAAGACAAGGAACCAAATTCAACCAAACTTAAGTACGTGAAACTTGGTTTCCACTACTTAATCTCCAATGCCTTGTATCTCTTTCTTGTGCCCCTCACTATGGCCTTGTCTCATCTCTCTGTCGAAGATTTCATCCATCTCTTCCACCACATTAAGCTCAATCTCGTTGTAGTAATTCTATGCACAATGCTTGCATTTTTCCTAGCAACCTTTTACTTCATGAGTCGTCCAAAACAAGTTTACTTGTTGGATTTTGCTTGTTACAAGCCAGACTCATCTCTAATATGCAAAAGagaaactttcattaaaaaaactaGGCTTGTTGGGGTCTTCACAGAAGAAAGTTTAGcgtttcaaaagaaaattttggaaagGTCAGGGTATGGTGAAAAGACATATGTCTGCAAAGCACTATTAGACCTCCCAGTTAGAAATTTATGCTTGGAGGAAGCGAGGAAAGAGGCAGAGATGGTGATTTTTGGAGCAGTTGACCAGTTGTTAGCAAAAACTGGAGTGAAGTCTAAGGACATTGGGATTCTTGTTCTGAATTGCAGTTTGTTGAATCCAACTCCATCATTGTCAGCTATGGTTGTCAACCGGTACAAGCTTAGAGGGAACATTTCATGCTATAATCTCAGTGGGATGGGCTGCAGCGCTGGACTTGTTTCAATAGACCTTGCCAAACGGTTGTTACAGGTATGTATCATGTCACTGTATCATGAGATTAGATAATGACTTTCCATTgatttgagtaatttttttatatccgggaagaaaaaaaatctatcgaCCAAGCATGCATATGCTTTGACGTTTTACATAAGAGCTTCCGAACCcattatataaaaatgaatCCTTAGTTTTACATCATAGGGAATTAATTTATAGACattataaaatttagttttcaagtaaaaaatatatctatatatctatgaataccataaaaaattataatctaactatttaagaacaaaaaagtAGAATATATCCCCAAAACTAAAACCATggattatatattaattaatgagTAGTAGCTAGGATACTAATAATTTTACTGCATTAAACTTATAAGTTTGGTGTTACCAATTACAAATAAGCAATTTAAATAGAATAGAgtgacaaattattttacaaactattgatgtggTGAGTAATCATTGacaaatgaaaaagtgatattaatggtagatatagatgaaaatcaataagaagTTGATACTTTGTGGCTGTAGTATTACTCATTTAAATGTTCACTTATTCCAGTAGTTAAaacttactaattaaattcattgtcatatatatcaaattgcaaaacattttccttaattaattacattttgCGTTCAGATGGCACATGAGTACTTCTGTGCTACTGGAAAGCTAGTTACACCACCGCACACTTTTAgtatgatggtcactccacaagtataagtgcttgtgagatGTGGGGGTAAGGGCTGAGATTCAAGTCTCTGAGAGGgcatttcacacacacacatatatatatatatatatatatatatatatataaaataaaaaataaaagtag from Castanea sativa cultivar Marrone di Chiusa Pesio chromosome 6, ASM4071231v1 includes:
- the LOC142641647 gene encoding 3-ketoacyl-CoA synthase 20-like isoform X2, which encodes MGNENNQNQDKEPNSTKLKYVKLGFHYLISNALYLFLVPLTMALSHLSVEDFIHLFHHIKLNLVVVILCTMLAFFLATFYFMSRPKQVYLLDFACYKPDSSLICKRETFIKKTRLVGVFTEESLAFQKKILERSGYGEKTYVCKALLDLPVRNLCLEEARKEAEMVIFGAVDQLLAKTGVKSKDIGILVLNCSLLNPTPSLSAMVVNRYKLRGNISCYNLSGMGCSAGLVSIDLAKRLLQIRPNSYALVVSMESLTLAGYDGNTRSMLIPNCLFRMGAAAILLTNRSSDRHCSKYQLVHALRTHKGADDRGYNCVFQKEDINNRLGVALSKDLLPVAGEGGRAVLDELEKSLGLSEWHMEPSRMTLYRFGNTSSSSLWYELAYTEAKGRIKKGDRAWQIAFGSGFKCNSVVWRALRTINSANEKHNPWIDEIDSFPVHVPEVAPIDC